The following are encoded together in the Candidatus Binatia bacterium genome:
- a CDS encoding DUF5615 family PIN-like protein yields the protein MKFLVDRCAGHRLAEWLRQRGHDVVESRERGPDPGDREILEWSAAEGRVLITMDKDFGELIFVGGVSHCGLVRLPDVPAQRRITLMNRVLRDHAREIAARAIITVRGGRIRISRPLS from the coding sequence GTGAAGTTCTTGGTTGACCGCTGCGCGGGACATCGTCTTGCCGAGTGGCTGCGCCAACGCGGCCACGATGTCGTTGAGTCGCGCGAGCGTGGACCAGATCCGGGCGACCGTGAAATCCTCGAATGGTCGGCGGCTGAAGGCCGCGTGCTCATCACCATGGATAAGGACTTCGGCGAACTCATCTTCGTAGGCGGAGTGTCACACTGCGGCCTGGTGCGGCTGCCGGATGTCCCCGCGCAGAGGCGTATTACGCTAATGAACAGAGTGCTCAGAGACCATGCTCGAGAGATTGCAGCACGGGCCATCATAACCGTGCGGGGCGGGCGCATAAGGATTTCGCGGCCCCTGTCGTAG
- a CDS encoding DUF433 domain-containing protein, translating into MKRRTTKEQDLLRRVTASPSIFGGKPIIRGMRISVELILSLLAQGETVESILEDYPDLEADDIQACLAYAHAVIAHDSLDAVRVASK; encoded by the coding sequence ATGAAGCGACGAACCACGAAGGAGCAAGATCTCCTTCGACGCGTCACAGCAAGTCCCTCGATCTTCGGGGGCAAGCCGATCATTCGCGGCATGCGGATATCCGTTGAACTGATCCTCAGCCTCCTGGCTCAAGGCGAGACCGTTGAGTCGATACTAGAAGACTATCCGGATCTCGAGGCGGACGATATTCAGGCATGCTTGGCATATGCGCACGCGGTCATCGCACATGATTCTCTTGATGCAGTGCGAGTTGCAAGCAAGTGA
- a CDS encoding DUF433 domain-containing protein — protein sequence MTITDRIEINPRVMLGKPVIRGTRIPVELILRKLSEGANEAALLDAYPRLTREDIQAVIGYPTDSA from the coding sequence ATGACAATCACAGACCGAATCGAGATCAATCCCCGAGTGATGCTGGGCAAGCCCGTGATTCGCGGGACACGGATTCCGGTGGAGCTGATTCTGCGCAAGCTGAGTGAAGGGGCCAACGAAGCCGCGCTGCTCGACGCCTATCCACGACTGACCCGTGAAGATATCCAGGCAGTCATTGGCTACCCAACCGACAGCGCTTGA